In one Tripterygium wilfordii isolate XIE 37 chromosome 22, ASM1340144v1, whole genome shotgun sequence genomic region, the following are encoded:
- the LOC119990310 gene encoding two-component response regulator ORR23-like isoform X1, producing MIEAERERSFNLVMANVHMIDMNILEFIRIMLKKNIPVILTTTSDHAKMALKGLEEGASYFYEKPVCLDELRHLWQHVYRRKRNLTKLEESNSVGAERGKPGRKPKKLKLEEPSGSAKVPKKRGRKPKNKETQVENVEVLDCGAGHQELADEPTGKRKVYEEEVQIMRGNEYQNKKIRVAETYNGSGDLLVPNDPKGKSKQVEEGVRLIEDNDKPKETQNFGIELINKDREFGMEGEQIISMNELAKENAEKEMRDKIMIIAGEKKNRVLWTKELHLKFTEAVSLLGDDKAVPKTILETMNAPNLTHRQVASHLQKYKNQVRQIGNTATPTSPTGPKSSSLNISGFQQVREMTNVQAHEQSQGGFNLGGNITQSQQKPVAMHKYTFPDLPTSFNERLQLASSYINALNQNQLALPFQGLDIMSANVSSRNLVPLPMQGMDAIPGNVTLGNQLLIPTQGLDAMPGHVSPNKPSIAEKYLINFTEENKDLSAINVPAGPSAGQEYQHQHQQHQSLDNYSDILKYIEEGGNNNKNLDSEEMDQYLEWLNSDLV from the exons ATGATTGAAGCTGAAAGAGAAAGATCATTCAACCTTGTCATGGCTAACGTTCATATGATCGATATGAACATCCTCGAATTTATCCGAATCATGCTTAAGAAGAACATTCCTGTTATCT TGACCACAACCAGTGACCATGCTAAAATGGCTCTAAAAGGGTTAGAAGAAGGGGCATCATATTTTTATGAGAAACCAGTGTGTTTGGATGAGCTTAGGCATCTATGGCAGCATGTGTacaggaggaaaagaaacttaacAAAATTGGAAGAATCAAACAGTGTAGGAGCTGAAAGGGGGAAGCCTGGAAGGAAACCTAAAAAACTAAAGTTGGAAGAGCCTAGTGGTTCAGCTAAGGTTCCGAAAAAGAGAGGTCGAAAGCCGAAGAATAAGGAGACACAGGTGGAAAATGTGGAAGTATTAGATTGTGGAGCTGGCCATCAAGAATTAGCTGATGAACCGACGGGGAAGAGGAAGGTGTATGAAGAGGAAGTCCAGATCATGAGAGGCAATGAATATCAGAATAAGAAAATTAGAGTTGCAGAGACATATAATGGAAGTGGAGACCTTCTGGTGCCTAATGATCCAAAAGGGAAATCGAAGCAAGTTGAAGAAGGAGTGAGACTGATTGAGGACAATGACAAGCCAAAAGAAACACAAAACTTTGGCATTGAACTGATAAACAAAGACAGAGAATTTGGAATGGAGGGGGAGCAGATTATTTCCATGAATGAATTAGCGAAGGAGAACGCGGAGAAAGAAATGAGAGACAAGATTATGATCATCGCTGGAGAAAAAAAGAATCGCGTCCTTTGGACGAAAGAACTGCACTTGAAATTCACAGAAGCTGTGAGCTTACTGGGAGATGACA AAGCTGTTCCGAAAACAATACTAGAGACGATGAATGCCCCTAATTTGACTCATCGCCAAGTCGCAAGCCACCTTCAG aaatacaaaaatcaagtaaggcAAATTGGCAACACTGCCACCCCCACCTCCCCAACAGGACCTAAATCATCCAGCTTAAACATAAGTGGATTTCAACAAGTCCGAGAGATGACCAATGTACAGGCACATGAGCAGAGCCAGGGAGGTTTCAACCTTGGAGGTAACATAACACAGTCGCAGCAAAAACCAGTCG CAATGCATAAGTATACGTTTCCCGACTTACCGACCAGTTTTAACGAAAGGCTGCAGTTGGCTTCCTCCTACATTAATGCACTAAATCAAAACCAACTGGCGTTGCCATTTCAAGGACTGGATATTATGTCTGCTAATGTCTCTTCAAGAAACCTAGTACCATTGCCAATGCAAGGAATGGATGCTATACCCGGAAATGTCACGTTGGGAAACCAACTGCTAATTCCAACTCAAGGACTGGATGCTATGCCTGGACATGTCTCCCCAAATAAACCCTCAATTGCAGAGAAGTATCTGATAAACTTCACTGAGGAGAACAAAGACTTATCAGCTATCAACGTTCCAGCCGGTCCGTCAGCCGGGCAGGAATATCAACATCAGCATCAGCAGCATCAGTCCCTTGACAATTACTCTGATATTCTGAAATATATAGAAGAAGGTGGCAACAACAACAAGAATTTAGATTCAGAGGAGATGGATCAATACTTGGAATGGCTGAACTCGGATTTGGTCTGA
- the LOC119992070 gene encoding CAX-interacting protein 4-like produces the protein MPATAGRVRMPANNRVHSSAALQTHGIWQSAIGYDPYAPNKDDSKSANQMPSNAEPEGENAYASFQGLLALARITGSNADEPRGACKKCCRVGHLTYQCRNFLSVKDENQDKDPEGIQVQALSGLDKARGSVGKVNGKKELQSAPESEEEDEESDSSDSDVDSEIERIIAKRYGKKGSSKGNSSRKKEKSDEDESDLDSGKGRKRGRSKKRRSKKRDASTSEDEDAGRRKRRGEKRRKRDESSEEEEERRYRRRKSRKERRRRRSNRSSDVAGDYRRRALSHSDSDASGSDDSRVGRNKERSGKRSRKHHREDDD, from the coding sequence ATGCCAGCTACAGCAGGAAGGGTTCGCATGCCTGCGAACAATAGGGTGCATAGTAGTGCAGCGCTGCAAACCCATGGCATATGGCAGAGTGCAATTGGTTATGACCCGTATGCACCCAACAAAGATGACTCAAAATCAGCCAACCAAATGCCTTCAAACGCTGAGCCAGAGGGTGAGAACGCGTACGCTAGCTTTCAGGGACTCCTTGCCCTTGCGCGTATAACTGGTTCGAATGCTGATGAGCCTCGTGGTGCTTGTAAAAAGTGTTGCCGTGTTGGGCACCTGACATATCAATGTAGGAATTTTTTGAGTGTCAAGGATGAGAATCAGGACAAAGACCCTGAAGGCATTCAAGTGCAAGCCTTGTCTGGGTTGGATAAAGCGAGGGGAAGTGTTGGTAAGGTGAATGGGAAAAAAGAGCTTCAGAGTGCACCAGAGAGTGAGGAGGAAGATGAGGAGAGTGATTCCTCAGATTCGGATGTGGATTCAGAGATTGAGAGGATTATTGCTAAGAGGTATGGAAAGAAGGGTAGTAGTAAGGGCAATTCCTCGAGGAAGAAGGAGAAATCAGATGAAGATGAGTCAGATTTAGATTCTGGAAAGGGGAGGAAAAGAGGAAGGTCAAAGAAAAGGAGGAGTAAGAAAAGGGATGCTAGCACTTCAGAGGACGAGGATGCAGGAAGGAGAAAGAGGAGGGGGGAGAAGAGGAGAAAAAGGGATGAGTCctcagaggaagaggaagagcgTCGGTACCGTAGGAGGAAGAGTAGGAAGGAAAGGAGGAGACGGAGAAGTAATCGCTCTTCAGATGTGGCAGGTGATTACAGGAGAAGGGCTTTGTCACATTCCGATTCTGATGCAAGTGGCTCCGATGACTCGCGGGTTGGAAGGAACAAAGAAAGGTCAGGGAAGAGAAGCAGGAAACACCATCGTGAAGATGATGATTGA
- the LOC119991607 gene encoding uncharacterized protein LOC119991607, whose protein sequence is MDPPPPPPPAAPPLTTTPAAVVTTTNIPTQLNAPTYTESIDSSPRSRNTDSWDDPPAPAAGGAVITKLRLMCSYGGHIVPRPHDKSLCYVGGDTRIVVADRHTTLASLSSRLSRTLLNDRPFTLKYQLPSEDLDSLVSVATDEDLENMIDEYDRTSGSSSIPSQLRLFLFPLKPDSSQSIGPLLENHAKSEDWFLNALNGAGLLNRGFYDSASVNSLLGLDDDAPNGNNLVGDTEGSQKNVKQIQGQEVHSVPDSPMLETTSSFGSTLSSPSLANLPPIRVHVEDRGGFKIEQEQKVVGIEEQFVHMGFGAGQKQDEGFVVFSSAPPPPMPVTIAVPGMPVSSGVVAGDYSNRVISDDERSDHDGVPVGYRKPLTPQSQQQHQQTLLPQSQQKSSGGLDLASPDSVSSDSSLTNAIARPKPVTYQDQIVQVPTGVNRFPATPVDTKMNVSDPNNWVQLQQQFQDSGYVLQSQSEQQLQQQPPPPQQFIHAGTHYIQQHPTGTVPISGYYPLYPSQPQHLQQQHQLDHQFPMYYMPARQQPQGYNLPVQQSSNSDAPNTIPSSCSQTPPNPTVVAPSPGYNLVRNAPLTAKPEMTASNVYRTATAGGTPLLQVPSSQHQQQFVGYSQIHHPSQSGAPPSTATANFVYEYTNPAHPHVYYTQRLAPSMPSQYQTMTTASGVALPDVSLQVPTENIKQQIRTTQAQ, encoded by the exons ATGgacccaccaccacctcctccaccaGCGGCTCCACCTCTTACCACTACACCAGCCGCCGTCGTCACCACCACCAACATACCCACCCAACTAAACGCGCCCACCTATACTGAATCGATTGACTCTTCCCCACGTTCACGCAACACAGACTCCTGGGATGACCCACCAGCTCCCGCCGCCGGTGGAGCCGTCATCACGAAGCTTAGACTCATGTGCAGCTACGGCGGCCATATCGTGCCCCGCCCGCATGACAAGTCGCTCTGCTACGTCGGCGGAGATACCCGAATCGTTGTCGCGGACCGCCACACGACCCTCGCGTCCCTTTCTTCACGCCTCTCCCGGACTCTCCTTAACGATCGGCCGTTTACTCTAAAGTACCAGCTCCCGAGTGAAGACCTGGACTCTCTCGTATCCGTCGCAACCGATGAGGATTTGGAGAACATGATCGATGAGTATGATCGGACATCCGGGAGTTCTTCAATACCATCTCAATTGAGGCTTTTCCTGTTCCCTTTGAAGCCCGATTCGTCACAGTCGATTGGGCCGCTTCTGGAAAATCATGCCAAATCTGAGGACTGGTTCTTGAATGCGTTGAACGGGGCTGGGTTGTTAAACAGGGGATTCTATGATTCGGCCTCGGTGAATAGCCTACTGGGTCTAGATGATGATGCTCCAAATGGGAATAATCTCGTGGGAGATACGGAGGGTTCACAGAAGAATGTGAAGCAGATTCAAGGACAGGAAGTACACTCAGTACCAGATTCGCCCATGTTAGAGACCACATCGTCTTTTGGGTCTACATTGTCATCGCCTTCGTTGGCGAATTTGCCCCCAATTAGGGTGCATGTGGAGGACCGTGGTGGTTTTAAAATTGAGCAGGAGCAGAAGGTTGTAGGGATTGAGGAGCAATTTGTGCACATGGGTTTTGGTGCGGGACAAAAGCAGGATGAGGGTTTTGTGGTTTTTTCCTCGGCTCCTCCGCCTCCTATGCCAGTGACAATTGCAGTGCCTGGTATGCCCGTGAGCTCGGGGGTTGTTGCTGGGGACTATTCCAATCGGGTGATCTCCGATGATGAGAGATCGGACCATGATGGCGTGCCGGTTGGCTATCGGAAACCACTGACACCACAGTCACAACAGCAGCATCAGCAGACTTTGCTTCCACAGTCACAACAGAAGTCAAGCGGTGGCCTTGATTTGGCTTCCCCAGATTCAGTTTCAAG TGATAGTAGTTTAACAAATGCAATAGCTCGCCCAAAACCAGTCACTTATCAAGACCAAATTGTTCAAGTCCCCACTGGAGTTAACAGGTTTCCTGCTACCCCTGTTGATACAAAAATGAACGTCTCTGATCCAAACAATTGGGTCCAATTACAACAACAGTTTCAAGATTCTGGTTATGTGTTGCAATCCCAATCCGAGCAGCAGCTGCAacaacaaccaccaccaccacaacaatTCATTCATGCTGGTACTCATTACATTCAACAACACCCAACTGGAACAGTACCGATCTCTGGATATTATCCTTTGTACCCTTCCCAGCCACAACACCTGCAACAACAACATCAGCTTGATCATCAATTCCCAATGTACTATATGCCCGCTCGACAACAACCCCAGGGTTACAATTTGCCTGTGCAGCAATCTAGTAACAGTGATGCCCCCAATACTATACCTTCGAGCTGCTCCCAAACGCCCCCAAATCCTACAGTTGTGGCTCCTTCACCAGGATACAATCTCGTGAGAAATGCTCCTCTTACTGCTAAGCCGGAAATGACTGCTTCCAACGTGTATAGAACAGCAACTGCAGGTGGAACACCATTGCTTCAAGTGCCTTCAAGTCAACATCAGCAGCAGTTTGTTGGTTACTCCCAGATTCATCATCCTTCGCAGTCCGGTGCCCCCCCTTCTACTGCAACTGCAAATTTTGTCTATGAATACACAAATCCAGCTCACCCCCATGTATACTACACTCAGCGTTTAGCACCCTCAATGCCTTCTCAGTACCAAACCATGACTACTGCATCCGGTGTAGCATTGCCAGATGTTTCTCTTCAGGTTCCCACAGAGAACATCAAGCAGCAGATTAGAACTACACAAGCACAGTAA
- the LOC119990310 gene encoding two-component response regulator-like APRR2 isoform X2, whose translation MIEAERERSFNLVMANVHMIDMNILEFIRIMLKKNIPVILTTTSDHAKMALKGLEEGASYFYEKPVCLDELRHLWQHVYRRKRNLTKLEESNSVGAERGKPGRKPKKLKLEEPSGSAKVPKKRGRKPKNKETQVENVEVLDCGAGHQELADEPTGKRKVYEEEVQIMRGNEYQNKKIRVAETYNGSGDLLVPNDPKGKSKQVEEGVRLIEDNDKPKETQNFGIELINKDREFGMEGEQIISMNELAKENAEKEMRDKIMIIAGEKKNRVLWTKELHLKFTEAVSLLGDDKAVPKTILETMNAPNLTHRQVASHLQKYKNQVRQIGNTATPTSPTGPKSSSLNISGFQQVREMTNVQAHEQSQGGFNLGAMHKYTFPDLPTSFNERLQLASSYINALNQNQLALPFQGLDIMSANVSSRNLVPLPMQGMDAIPGNVTLGNQLLIPTQGLDAMPGHVSPNKPSIAEKYLINFTEENKDLSAINVPAGPSAGQEYQHQHQQHQSLDNYSDILKYIEEGGNNNKNLDSEEMDQYLEWLNSDLV comes from the exons ATGATTGAAGCTGAAAGAGAAAGATCATTCAACCTTGTCATGGCTAACGTTCATATGATCGATATGAACATCCTCGAATTTATCCGAATCATGCTTAAGAAGAACATTCCTGTTATCT TGACCACAACCAGTGACCATGCTAAAATGGCTCTAAAAGGGTTAGAAGAAGGGGCATCATATTTTTATGAGAAACCAGTGTGTTTGGATGAGCTTAGGCATCTATGGCAGCATGTGTacaggaggaaaagaaacttaacAAAATTGGAAGAATCAAACAGTGTAGGAGCTGAAAGGGGGAAGCCTGGAAGGAAACCTAAAAAACTAAAGTTGGAAGAGCCTAGTGGTTCAGCTAAGGTTCCGAAAAAGAGAGGTCGAAAGCCGAAGAATAAGGAGACACAGGTGGAAAATGTGGAAGTATTAGATTGTGGAGCTGGCCATCAAGAATTAGCTGATGAACCGACGGGGAAGAGGAAGGTGTATGAAGAGGAAGTCCAGATCATGAGAGGCAATGAATATCAGAATAAGAAAATTAGAGTTGCAGAGACATATAATGGAAGTGGAGACCTTCTGGTGCCTAATGATCCAAAAGGGAAATCGAAGCAAGTTGAAGAAGGAGTGAGACTGATTGAGGACAATGACAAGCCAAAAGAAACACAAAACTTTGGCATTGAACTGATAAACAAAGACAGAGAATTTGGAATGGAGGGGGAGCAGATTATTTCCATGAATGAATTAGCGAAGGAGAACGCGGAGAAAGAAATGAGAGACAAGATTATGATCATCGCTGGAGAAAAAAAGAATCGCGTCCTTTGGACGAAAGAACTGCACTTGAAATTCACAGAAGCTGTGAGCTTACTGGGAGATGACA AAGCTGTTCCGAAAACAATACTAGAGACGATGAATGCCCCTAATTTGACTCATCGCCAAGTCGCAAGCCACCTTCAG aaatacaaaaatcaagtaaggcAAATTGGCAACACTGCCACCCCCACCTCCCCAACAGGACCTAAATCATCCAGCTTAAACATAAGTGGATTTCAACAAGTCCGAGAGATGACCAATGTACAGGCACATGAGCAGAGCCAGGGAGGTTTCAACCTTGGAG CAATGCATAAGTATACGTTTCCCGACTTACCGACCAGTTTTAACGAAAGGCTGCAGTTGGCTTCCTCCTACATTAATGCACTAAATCAAAACCAACTGGCGTTGCCATTTCAAGGACTGGATATTATGTCTGCTAATGTCTCTTCAAGAAACCTAGTACCATTGCCAATGCAAGGAATGGATGCTATACCCGGAAATGTCACGTTGGGAAACCAACTGCTAATTCCAACTCAAGGACTGGATGCTATGCCTGGACATGTCTCCCCAAATAAACCCTCAATTGCAGAGAAGTATCTGATAAACTTCACTGAGGAGAACAAAGACTTATCAGCTATCAACGTTCCAGCCGGTCCGTCAGCCGGGCAGGAATATCAACATCAGCATCAGCAGCATCAGTCCCTTGACAATTACTCTGATATTCTGAAATATATAGAAGAAGGTGGCAACAACAACAAGAATTTAGATTCAGAGGAGATGGATCAATACTTGGAATGGCTGAACTCGGATTTGGTCTGA